From the genome of Leptospiraceae bacterium, one region includes:
- the flgB gene encoding flagellar basal body rod protein FlgB, which yields MRWDTIHLMEKALKTNVIRLQVTANNIANVDVPGFKRSEVAFEVPLKRAIEKQKQIEQEPPLRTIHPEHIAKRTPPDWRKIEPRVYIDYLSTMRNDGNNVDIEDEVMKLTRTQLHYSLIADRISGKFNEWNQFIRLA from the coding sequence ATGAGGTGGGATACCATTCATCTGATGGAGAAAGCTCTCAAAACAAATGTCATAAGGCTTCAAGTAACAGCCAATAATATTGCTAACGTGGATGTTCCTGGATTTAAGCGATCTGAGGTTGCTTTCGAGGTTCCTTTAAAGCGAGCAATCGAAAAACAAAAACAGATTGAACAAGAACCTCCCCTGCGAACCATTCATCCCGAACACATCGCAAAAAGGACTCCCCCTGATTGGCGAAAGATTGAACCAAGAGTTTATATTGACTATTTGTCTACGATGAGGAACGATGGAAACAATGTGGATATCGAAGATGAAGTCATGAAACTCACACGAACACAGCTCCATTATAGCCTTATTGCTGATAGGATTTCGGGAAAATTCAACGAATGGAATCAATTCATACGTTTAGCATAA
- the flgC gene encoding flagellar basal body rod protein FlgC: protein MGMFTTMNIAATGLSAQRLRLDVIANNIANINTTRNAQGDGPYRRKEVVMTPINLRSNWRSPIFPQGLDTGLGRGVRVLRIQEDTRPFRLVYDPDHPDAIKFGPKKGYVEYPNVNIVEEITDMISASRSYEANAQVVQTAKQMFQKALEIGRTTA, encoded by the coding sequence ATGGGAATGTTTACAACCATGAATATTGCTGCAACGGGATTGAGTGCACAAAGACTTCGACTTGACGTGATTGCCAACAATATCGCTAATATCAACACCACAAGAAATGCTCAGGGTGATGGTCCTTATCGGCGAAAAGAAGTCGTAATGACTCCCATCAACCTTCGGAGCAATTGGAGATCTCCTATTTTTCCACAAGGACTTGACACTGGCCTCGGAAGAGGGGTAAGGGTTTTGAGGATACAAGAAGATACCCGCCCTTTTCGGCTCGTTTACGATCCTGATCACCCTGATGCCATTAAATTTGGTCCCAAGAAAGGCTATGTAGAATATCCCAATGTAAATATCGTTGAAGAAATCACCGATATGATTTCCGCATCCCGTTCCTACGAAGCAAACGCTCAAGTCGTTCAAACCGCCAAACAAATGTTCCAAAAAGCCTTAGAAATAGGACGAACTACCGCCTAA
- a CDS encoding exodeoxyribonuclease V subunit gamma, with protein MLKIYTANKIEVLFEQFLKDLKKTQEKKDDVAIYEPYVVLVPNRNVEYWLRQKIAEETNICMNFSFFPFEEGVWQILQANDLLPNKDLQRIEPDFLSLLIYQIIEENPDKLEYFKTFAEHHKDYPGNIYDLSYYLADIFYRYHYHNPDLIKYFKENNNETPNIPESKKSYFKEQKWIYQQIREKIKNENRLFLFDVIEELENRVSSQESKEKKSIFAFGIQNTNYFYARSMGVLKKYFDIYHYQVILYKPQTTEASEKTHQVLFSDIPQRISYYTIQLLKHYAEEEEFLKESEESSQSPQKKTLLNKIQEEFIEQGIENTLKNTTFNDFEEKDPSIQIIGAPDKKIEIKAVIEDIQKQVLEKNKDFKLNDVAILSPVLEEYYPILKGLLEYLDIPYNIQDPKLMEISYFAKGVLAILDIIDSYSQNKTYLSREQVVKLLENPIFQKNHHFTYEDILVFYSWINNLGIYFEDSNEPYHSWSLALKRLRIGKFTNHELSIQNNSSSNLSEFHVIPYWDSEAKLENLEKLHVLIQFFEDVEKLAKKIHEKEENSFYQEFDDLILKHLNVHYFDDIYSLEKKAYSEFRKKLYYLKATKIQPKSNFLKSYFKIAFSRINGKINEYLFQGITISSLLPSRPIPFKRIYILGLNQENFPGKDFRASFDLIEELLDEENYFNSILKENILSKSKQNLVLFYETLQSSREALILSYVNYNLQEKKERFPSYIIADFKEFLNKIKPSPYIKIISHGIKLKENNIINHRFEFFTSILARERNSLDKLSKSPIWNELKKIKYLAEIDENSKKIEEIYKSKKFADFKPITFQEQNQKNIININKLFEFLKIPMKYHLEKYELLRKQEDEEIDENAIYEFELNKKIKIDIIKKVIMEFILTNSDLDSIIDFIFSDFHKKGFLPVSFDQVAMNSVKEDIKNLISSNENQSRKSKSQASSTSENVLAFLKNTNNKYYVNKIYVNPHVSEISELKLSPDSMVLEFPTLEIKINNTKYLFEGSMNTDIIVITDPNYVVKEIYMFKFLTSTYKDSIFFDSERFFLNFLNLITNTKNITFDCKLIEVNISKNKKIQHNNCFQQIIEKQFSESQLESFIQDKRQLFEIYEYNDEENNDYFTPLELNLKVFEDLWELEKFPLLKLFFEEVYLLKLNKTQEAQN; from the coding sequence ATGCTAAAAATTTATACAGCAAACAAAATAGAAGTTTTATTTGAACAATTTTTAAAGGATTTGAAAAAGACACAAGAAAAGAAAGACGATGTAGCAATTTATGAACCTTACGTAGTTTTGGTTCCGAATAGAAATGTTGAATATTGGCTACGTCAAAAAATAGCCGAAGAAACCAATATCTGCATGAACTTTTCTTTTTTTCCGTTCGAGGAAGGGGTATGGCAAATCCTTCAAGCAAATGATCTGCTCCCCAATAAGGACCTCCAAAGAATCGAACCTGATTTTTTATCTCTTTTGATTTATCAAATCATTGAAGAAAATCCAGACAAATTGGAATACTTTAAAACCTTTGCAGAGCATCACAAGGATTATCCAGGAAATATCTATGATTTGAGTTATTACCTTGCTGATATTTTTTATCGCTATCATTACCACAACCCTGATCTGATAAAATACTTCAAAGAAAATAACAACGAAACTCCAAACATTCCAGAAAGCAAAAAATCCTACTTCAAAGAACAAAAATGGATTTATCAACAAATCCGAGAGAAAATCAAAAACGAAAATCGCCTGTTTCTTTTTGATGTGATTGAGGAATTAGAAAACCGGGTCAGCTCTCAAGAATCGAAAGAGAAAAAAAGCATTTTTGCCTTTGGGATTCAAAACACGAATTATTTTTACGCCAGATCGATGGGAGTTCTCAAAAAATATTTTGATATTTATCACTATCAAGTCATCTTGTATAAACCCCAAACAACAGAAGCTTCAGAAAAAACTCATCAAGTATTATTTAGTGATATACCACAAAGGATTTCATACTATACCATTCAACTCTTGAAACACTATGCAGAAGAAGAAGAGTTTTTAAAAGAATCTGAAGAATCGTCTCAATCACCTCAAAAGAAAACCCTTTTGAACAAAATCCAAGAAGAATTTATAGAACAAGGAATTGAAAACACCTTAAAAAACACCACTTTCAATGATTTCGAAGAAAAAGACCCAAGCATTCAAATTATTGGAGCACCCGACAAAAAAATCGAAATCAAAGCCGTAATCGAAGACATCCAAAAACAAGTATTAGAAAAAAACAAAGATTTTAAGTTAAATGACGTTGCTATTTTATCTCCTGTTTTAGAAGAGTATTATCCAATCCTAAAGGGGTTATTAGAGTATCTTGATATTCCATACAATATACAAGATCCAAAACTAATGGAGATAAGTTATTTTGCTAAGGGAGTTTTGGCAATCTTGGACATCATTGATAGTTATTCGCAAAATAAAACTTATTTATCTCGAGAACAAGTAGTTAAGCTTTTGGAAAACCCAATATTTCAGAAAAATCATCATTTTACGTATGAAGATATTTTGGTTTTCTACTCTTGGATTAATAATTTAGGGATTTACTTTGAAGATTCCAATGAACCTTATCACAGTTGGAGTCTTGCTTTAAAACGTCTTCGAATAGGAAAGTTTACTAATCATGAATTATCAATCCAAAATAACAGTTCGTCTAATTTATCAGAGTTCCATGTGATTCCTTACTGGGATTCTGAGGCGAAATTAGAAAACCTAGAAAAACTTCATGTCTTGATACAGTTTTTTGAAGATGTTGAAAAACTTGCAAAAAAGATTCACGAAAAAGAAGAAAATTCGTTTTATCAAGAATTCGATGATTTGATTTTAAAGCACTTGAATGTTCATTACTTTGATGATATTTATAGCTTAGAAAAGAAGGCTTATTCGGAATTTAGAAAAAAACTCTATTATTTGAAGGCAACCAAGATTCAGCCAAAATCAAACTTTTTGAAATCATACTTCAAAATAGCTTTTAGTCGAATAAATGGTAAAATCAATGAATACCTTTTTCAAGGAATAACCATTTCGTCTTTGTTGCCTTCTCGTCCTATACCATTTAAAAGAATCTATATTTTGGGTCTGAATCAAGAAAACTTTCCCGGTAAAGATTTTCGTGCTTCTTTTGATCTTATAGAAGAACTCTTGGATGAAGAAAACTACTTCAATTCTATTTTGAAAGAAAATATTTTAAGCAAATCAAAACAAAATCTTGTATTGTTTTATGAAACCCTTCAGTCTTCGAGAGAAGCTCTGATTTTGTCTTATGTAAACTATAACCTACAAGAAAAAAAAGAGAGATTTCCTTCTTATATCATTGCGGATTTTAAAGAATTCTTGAATAAAATTAAACCATCTCCATATATCAAAATTATAAGTCATGGAATCAAACTAAAAGAAAATAATATCATCAATCACAGATTTGAATTCTTCACAAGCATTCTCGCAAGGGAAAGAAATAGCTTAGATAAGCTAAGTAAGAGTCCCATTTGGAATGAACTCAAAAAGATAAAATACTTAGCAGAAATAGATGAAAACTCAAAAAAAATCGAAGAAATCTATAAAAGTAAAAAATTCGCTGATTTTAAACCAATCACCTTTCAAGAACAAAACCAAAAGAATATCATCAATATTAACAAGTTATTTGAATTTCTTAAAATCCCAATGAAGTATCACCTCGAGAAATATGAACTACTTCGTAAGCAAGAGGACGAAGAAATTGACGAAAATGCCATATATGAATTTGAACTAAATAAAAAAATCAAAATAGACATAATAAAAAAAGTTATAATGGAATTTATCTTAACAAATAGCGATTTAGATTCAATCATCGATTTTATTTTTTCTGACTTCCATAAAAAAGGGTTTCTACCTGTTTCGTTTGATCAAGTAGCGATGAATTCTGTAAAAGAGGATATAAAAAACCTAATATCTTCTAATGAAAATCAAAGCAGGAAGTCCAAAAGTCAAGCAAGCAGCACTTCGGAAAATGTTTTAGCTTTTCTAAAGAATACAAACAATAAGTATTACGTAAATAAAATCTATGTCAATCCTCATGTTTCTGAAATCTCTGAATTGAAATTATCTCCAGATAGTATGGTTTTAGAATTCCCCACTTTGGAAATAAAAATAAATAACACAAAGTATCTTTTTGAAGGTTCTATGAACACTGATATTATTGTGATTACTGACCCAAATTATGTAGTGAAAGAAATTTATATGTTCAAGTTTCTCACAAGCACTTATAAAGATTCAATCTTTTTCGACTCTGAAAGGTTTTTTCTAAACTTTTTGAATTTGATAACAAATACAAAGAACATAACCTTTGATTGCAAACTTATAGAAGTTAATATTTCTAAGAATAAGAAGATACAACACAACAACTGTTTCCAACAAATTATTGAAAAGCAGTTTTCAGAATCTCAATTAGAAAGTTTCATCCAAGATAAACGGCAGTTGTTCGAAATCTATGAGTATAATGACGAAGAGAATAATGATTATTTCACTCCATTAGAATTAAATCTAAAGGTTTTTGAAGATCTATGGGAACTTGAAAAATTTCCTTTGTTGAAATTATTTTTTGAAGAAGTTTACTTATTAAAACTAAACAAAACACAGGAGGCTCAAAATTAA